The window CTCCTTCCTTCCTAAGCAGCAAGGAACTGTAATGTGTGTTTATTTAACAAAGGTGGTAGTTGTAATAAtagcaacaataataataataataataataatatccacaacaacaataataacagcACTGAAGGCACGGTTCTTCTTTAAGCCTTTGTTGTTTCGCAGTAATTCTATTGTTTATTTAGGCAGAGGTTTTTCTATCTACAGCTAGGATCAAATTGTAGGTGTAATTGTTCAGTGCTTATGCAAAGCGCGGGGAGGATGCAAACAGCAAGCCCTGGGTTTGGACTGACCCCATCTCCccaggtgcccccccccggcgcaCACGCTGCCCTGCTCGGGTGCGAATTCAGCGTCTGAAGCTGCCCCGGCCCTGAATAACCCCCTGCCAACGCCTACCTGCAGCTCGGCTTCTCCTCGACAGCTATTTCACAGGGATATTAAGCCTCATTTCCTTGACAGTAATGCAGTTGTTTGGCTTCGCTTCTTTCTCGAATCTTGGTATTTGAGCTATTTGGTGTGCAACACTGAAATCTAGGCTCAGGCTGACTTAGCCAGACACCCGTCAAACACAGCAAAGCGCTGCTTTACAGCAACCTGCTCAGGTAGGAGCTCCAGCAGGATCGCACCAGCCAAGCCGGGAGAGGTCtcgggggagaggggagaggagaaacaCTTTGGTGCACAGTCTGCAAACTCGGGATTCAGCAGCTTTTTTGGCACTCGATGTGTTTCAAGCGCTTTGTTTTGGGAAGCGTTATGTATTTCTCTTTGTGCATTTTGCGGATTTCCTACAACTGCCCCTGACAGCTGTTGATTCAGTTAAATGAGCACGTTATTAAAAATCCTCTAACATCCCCGCGCTGCAAAATGCACCTTTTTGCAGAGCGTGGCTCTGAAACCATAAGGACATGCAAATGAAACCTATGTGAGGCAGGCTCGCGGGCTCTGGATGTGCAGCCTGGGCTACATCTGCAGCAGGGGGACAAGCGGGCTCCAGCCCCCTGCTTACGGTGGCcgtgttttctttgtttcagccAGACACCGATACTAAAATAGaatgaaaagggaaacaaaTGATCTCGAGTATAAGAAATAAATGTCTGCTAATACTTTGGCAAATAAACTCCTCGGCAGGCTGACATGCGTGTGCTTCAAACCACTGTGCTCTGTGCcacattcttcattttctttccttcattcctTACTTACTAACCAATTTTGCACCTATATGAAATGAGGAGGGAAAGAAACggatgttttcattttgctttagatcaaaggaaaacaagactGCAAACTGTGGcatattgaatatttttttccaccgCTGTCATTCACACTGGGCTATCTAAGTTTTATACAATTCCCCAGACTGGCTGCATATTAAGCTTGCCGTGTACAGCTTTATTATAGCGTGGTGGCGAGGAAACATTAATATTCCTGTGTTGCATCTGACAGGACATTTACATGCGCCCATCTGAGCTCCCACCTGAGAGCTGCTCCGAGGTACAGTAGCTGCGCTCCCATTGTAAAGGCAAATGAAGAACACCAATTCCCTGCTGGGACGGGGCTGACCTTGCCACACCGCACCCGCGGCCCTGTCCGTCCCTCGCCAGCCCCGCTCGGTGCCGCTCCGCATGAGGAATGAGCCCGGCAGTGACCACTGCGGTTCTGCCCCGCGCCCAGCATCGAGCGCCTGCCTCGAAGGTTGCCGAAGCACACGGCGAGCCCATCGGCCCGGCAGAGGTCAGGAAATGAACTCACCCGGCCTGGCACGGGGCGCGTTGCCTGCTAAAACTGGTGAGGAAGGCAGGAGGATGATCGGGGGCTTCGGTACGGGATCCGCACCCATCGCCTTTGGGCTGCACCGACCCAGCTGCCGCCAGCGCCAACGCCCGCACACGTGTGCTGAGGATCGGGGCCCCGAGGAGCAAACCGTGCTTGGTGGAAATTCATtatgaaatggaaaacagatcGTCCTAACTGCTCAGACGGTTTGTGGGTACACTAATGAGCCTGTTGTTTGTTAAAGGACGCAATAAATCACAGCCATACGTGTGCTGATATCAAGCACCATGGGCCCAAACCTGTTACGACGGACACTGCCAGGAGGCAGACTGGACCTAGTGCACTTGTACGGGGCAAgattcaattaaaaacaaataaataaataaataaaaagttaattgTAGGTGTAGGGCCACATTATGAGTGCAAATATAGGTGCTAATGGATTTCAACAGGAGCTCAGCACATTTTATGAACTTCTGCAGCATCCTGGGCATCGCCAAGCCAGGCGAAGGCACGCTGGCCGGCTGCAGCATGACGAGGCGCCCCGGGCTCGGCGGTGCAGCCCCCGACGGGCAGAAAGGTGCCGTCGATCCTCAGCGATCAGATCCCGTGTGCAGAAAGGTGGCACCGCGCCAGGCCGTGTCCAGCTTGCTGCTAAACACCTTTTATTGCACAAAGCTGCTGCTCTCGGATGTAAAAACAGGCTGAAGCTGGAAGGGAATTTTGTCCAAAAAAAATTGGCTGTAATGAGGATGCGTGCAGGCAAACAACTGGAGGCTGAGCTCCTCTTGCCTGACACTGCCTCTCGAGCCTCTTTAATTGTCTTTATTatttgaattaaataaaaaaacagctcGTGTGCCGAGGGTTGCATATAGCAAGCTGGGTAATGCTAATAGGCCTCCTTCTCTTTAAGAGAGGCATTACAAAATTATGGAAATGTTTCGGAAAGACTTTATTTCTCCTACCGGGCTAATTAGAAGGCGGTTAATTTACCCCTTCTCCAgttccctgcctcagtttccacCACTCGTTGCTCCGACCGGCTGCGCAGAGCCCAACGTTTACCCAGCCCCTTCAGTTTCCCCAGCCTCCAGCACGTGACGTGCAGGCGCACCTTTTCCCAGCTCCACCAAGCCTCCTGCGTGCCAGGCTGCCTCTTCCACCGCAAGCGGTTTTGGACGCGGCTACGTTTCAGCCCATGGTGAGCTTCACAATTCAATGTCACATACAATGGGGGGGAAGAATGCAAACCATATTTCTAATCCTCGAAACAAGAAGATCTGATTGGCAGGGAACACAAAATAGAGATTGAAGGCGCTGCAACACTTCTGACGCTTCCCCCGAACAATCACGCCGAAGCAGAGGAAAACTTTCTATCCTGCTTCTGTGCTCCAAGTGAACTCGTATTTGTGTTTCCAATAAAGAGCCATTTTTATATTAACTGTCTGTAACAGCAGGGAATAGGAAAACTAACACAAGCTGTACCTCATACAAAGGACGATGCTGGCGTCACGTGTTTGCGTcttcaaaaaatgttatttacaaaAGGCACTGGGGAAAGCAGACAAACTATTGACTCTTTTCTCTATCCCCGCACGGGTGGCGTTACAACAACTTTTTGATCCCccacattttttacatttttcccccCCGAGAAGTAAATTTCACAGCCACACAGGCCACTGCGTTTAATTAAGCTTTCAAAAGTCTTCTGACAATGCCAACAATTGAAAGACACTTCTGCAGCTCAATCATGCAATCATCGTGACACTTCTATTTACAATTTGTCTTAGAAAGAGTTTCTCTGACATTGTACTTTGACAAAACATCCAAGCTGCCAGTTCACAACCTTTCCCTGTCTTATTTACAAATACAGCTTGTACGCAGGACCCGAATCTCACGAGCATGAGCCTTTGGGTAGCACCCTCGCGATTTTTCCTGCAGGGAACTGCTGAACCCAGCCTACCTTCCCCAGGCTTCCCTGCATGGCGAGAGCAAACCGAATTTTACTCAGAAATActgccattttcatttttccccccgTAAACGTAATTCAAGCTTGCGTCTCATTGTCTAGACACACCTCTAACTATTCAGTTCAGGTGTCAATGAATTTTTATCcggaagaaaacaaaggaaggaaCTGCAATTTGCAAGCTACAGAATGGTAACGGCGACGACTAATAACAATCCCAGAAAATGTCTGTGGCATAATGACTGGTCACAGACATCACCGCCTGAGCACCGCAATAATCACTTGGTCCAAAATTTAGCAGCAAATTATGTCCACTTTCCCTTTGATTATTACAGAGAGGTATTCCTCACGTTATTTTCCCATGTTATTATATTTGACTACAACAAGCTGCTTGAGAATAAAGGATCCCCACGCTAAAAATgacctcccctcctcctccccctttgCACAGTAAATACGGCCTTGGAGGATCCCCAGCCATCGCTGCGAGCGGGTGGGCGCAGCGCTCCAAAGTGCTCCAACTGCAGCCAAGTAGCGCTTAAGATCCTCCCTCACCCAAAAAATAGCCTTTCATTAATTCCCTCAGATTTATACattcaacaaacaaaacagtaaaaccTGACGCCGGTGGACTGTAAATATTTCTTCGGCTTTTTCAATAAGTGAACAGCAATTTTACATTCACTGATCTCTAGATACTTCAGTTAATATTTCCCCCTATTGTAAAATACGAGACCGGATCAGTAAACCCCTGCCGTAGCACTCGCTGCAAATCACAGACTGCTGGTATCTGGTGGTGAGTGTTTGACATACATATTGATGAAAGCTGCCTCGTCGGACCCACACAACATATCCTATTAATTTCCAGTTAAATTTATGACATTTCAGCCGTGGCGCTGGATCAGCATCACTCAAAATTTTATATCGCGTCAAAGCTGCGCGCAGGCACCCGCCCACCCAGAGCCAGGTATCCTCCACGCCGGCCTGCGCGCAGCTCAGCTGGTACCGAAATTGCCCCTGCCTCTGCCTTCAGAAACCGGCAAGGACCAAGATAAGCCCATCGACGTTAAAACAGACATCATTTCTCCCTGCATCTGAATGACTCAGTGCCCTGTTCCTTCAGATGAGCTGCTCTTTAACCATTACTTATCTGGAGATGATCTCTTACCGTAAGGCACCAACTTACTGACTGCAAATGTGCCGGCAGAGCCCACACTGCATCCACAGCTAACCTCCAACCCCTCGTGCAGAGCACCAACTAATTGGGTACATTTTTACGTTGCAACTAAATACACGGCTTCTGGTCTCTCACCCCAGACGATCAGCTCACTCAGTTCCCAGGTATTTTTCCCAAGGCAttgtctttccctttttattttaatttttaattttcccttatACGCTCAGCTACCTTCCTGCATTTTGCACGCCTGCACAGAAGAGCAGGTATGAAATAGCAGAACTGGGAAGTGCCTCATCCAGGGGCCTTCCGGCAGCCTGAACTCCACGGCTTCCCCCGAGACCTTCACGTTTCACTCCTGGGCCCAGGCCGGCAGCGAGCAGAGGGGGCAAATCCGGCCGGCGACGAGCCAGACACCACCGGGACAAGCACAAGggggcaggatcaggccccaCACCTCTCTTTACATGCTGCGACCGCTGCTGCGAAGCTTCTTCTGAGTCAACGGCCCCGTGGCAGCACGAGGCCAGATCCTGCTCGGGCTGCctgcctcgcctcgcctcaGAGCCTGAGCCGGGCAGGGTTTGGCCGCGTCTCCAGCGCTGAAGCGCCGGAGTCAGGTCCTCAGCCGAGGAGTTCCCCCTCGTGAACACGTCCCCGGCTCGCAGACTGAATGACCTATTTGGGACCACGGTGCGAGGAGTGCTCCTAATTCTTGCTTGACAGATactgtgttttgtcttttaagCAGAGCGGTTCGATATGTAAATACAGCGTTACATCACGCCGCCGCTCCTCCATATTTGGTGATTTAGTATGGCTCCAGATCTCGGAAGACTACAAATCCCTTCCGCCAGGCTCCCGCTTCATTAATCATGCCCTACACTTGTGTTCGTTCATCTGCACATCACAGGCAGCACATCGCAATGGGCACTGCCCTGCACCACGCCAGGAAAATAACCCTCTGCCAGCATGGCCTGCAAGTTGAATACAccaacttttttaaaaaaatattttttaaaatctgttttaaaatgtagctTATCAGTAGCTGAGCCTCTGTTTCTTTCTAAACCTGgatataaacatatatacatatagagaTATATacgtatgtatgtatataaggtatacatatacacacaccgACCGATACATGCTTTCGAAGTGCCATCTATTACTCCGCAGAAACAGTACCTATTCATTCACGTTATGTACGCGTGGGTATGCACGTGGCTTTGCATATGTATGCGTGTGTACAGACAGACGCTCGCACGTCTTTGCTGCTACCGCAAAACCTTGCAAAACACAAACCCCGAGCGTGATTTAATGGCTGGTTGGGAGGCTAGGAAGGCTGCGAGAATATCACAGTGAAACTCCCAGCGTCTACTGCCCTATTATGGTTTAACTTTGTGGCCAAAGCAAGCCCAAGACAAGCTCCAGCACATCATGTGATTATGTACTGCACTTCTGACAGCACCGCGCTGTCCTGTGGCCTCTTGTCACAGAGGTACAGGCAGTGCCGAGTCCCAAACGTCGCGGGCTGTTTTAGGAAACTGGTCCAGGCATTTGCTGCTTTTGATATCCCGCAGCCTCGCATTTTTCAGATGGTATTATTAGCGCGATTTGAAGCAATTTGCAATGCTCACTCCGAATGGGCAGTGTTCTTGTTTACTAACGGGATTTTAAAGCAGAGTACGCCTCGTTAGACTGCCAGTGCTCTGTGATTTTCTTTCGCGTCGTACGTTCTATTTTTTCAACCtcatttgcaaaatatttgcacAGCGAATGGCTTTccggttttaaaaaaaatatgctaaGAAATGGaattatttaccttttttttaaaaaaaaaaaattgcatttcagACTGTTTGTTGCACAAAACAGAACTCTGCCTTGGACATTTGTACGGATGACATGTGGTTGTGTAAAccacaaacaaaatcaagataCATCTGTCAAAACCACATCAGAGACAAGAGAGAGCACAGAGAAGCATTTATCATTTGGCTGAGGAGgcaggctgcagagagcagcctTTCCTGTCAAACCAACCTTTTGAAATTTCCAACATGCCCTTAAACTTTTCGAATAAGCATGTCTGTGCGCTTCAGCAACTGCCCTCTCTACTCTGGCCTGGCCAGTCGAAAATGGCATCTTAAAGTCAAGGTCGGTGGTGTCACTTTGCCATGGGGCTGTGTTTAATTACAGTCCATACGCTGACAGCCAATATGGAACCAAGGCTGGCTGATGCTCAGTTAACTCTTTCACCCCTGAGTTTACCCAAGACTTGAAagctccttccctgctcctgcagcagggcctgAAATCTCCTCCCGCAGCGCTACGGCAGACAAGGCGCCGGGAGACAGTGACTACAATACAGACAAATCACGAGAGCAGCCTCACACAATACCATTAAAAATACTCGGTCGCACGGCACGTGCCTGTTGCTCCTGCCTCTACGCAGCTGCTAGGAAATACCGGTCGCGTGCTCGTCGCAAACCGAAGGCAGGGCATTTAGCACGTCAGCCGCCGTGGCAAACACAAGAGAGAGCCGGGCGCAGCGGTTTGCGACTGCGAACGCGCTACGTTGcgactgaaacagaaataaactcGCAAACACTTCTCCTCGTTTTAATTTACCTGCTATatgttcctgttttgggcaAATTCCTCTAGATGACGTTGATAAACAATCGTCATCCTCTGGCGTAACCTGGATGCCAACCTCCACGGGATTGGATGCTTTTTTCAGCTCACTTGGTGAGGGTGAAGGTGGCTTATCCACAGCCTTCTCTAAGCAGAGACTGCCATTGCATTGTTTCCGTTTGTGctcaataaaaataagaatgtcCCCCAACGGGAAGTTCATCTGACACTGGCCACAAGTGAGGAGGTCGTGGTCCCCTTCTGGAGCTCCCAACGTGCCATGGTCAGGTTCGTCATCAGTGAGAATGGCTTCAAGAGGTTCGGCTGCAGTTtgagaaacaaaaggagaaTCGTTAGAGCTCCGGTGGAAAGCGCTGGGCACAGGGGGGGGCACACGCTGAACCCCGAGTCGCAAATGTCACACGGCAGCAGCGACGTCCGcgtgtgccccccccaaagagACCGACGCCACACGGCCACTATCCCCACCATGAGAAGACAAATTTATCAGCTACGAGGACTGTATTTTGCAGGAGCAGCTGTAGCATGCAGAACTGGGAGAGCAAACCCTGCAACTGTAACTGTGCTCATAGAGGAGGAGAGATTTCCGACTCGATTTAACGATTTAGTGGTAAAATCAAATGAATAGCCTTCAAGAATATACTGCAAAACTGCGGTGGTGCTAGGAAGAAAAAGCGAATGCCGTGTTTTATTGTCGGATGTATTATTTATGTATATGAATCCAAGGCTGAAAGCATTACACTCACTCTCCCTCTCACATGGGTGTGTATTTCCACCAGCCAGACCTACTTGCTCAAATTTAGGCTCGTGAACCACGCGTGTGCATGTGCAGACAAAAGGTGTTTCAACACACAGCTTGCATATTCAACGTACAGGCAGCGTGTGAGCGCCCGTGTGCAGAAgcaagggaggagagggggaatgGATGGAGGCACGCACACGCGCAGGCACACCGCGCACGCATGGCCCTCTCCGTGCACGTGTACATGCGTATGTGGGTACGCGTTTGTGTCATACCCACATTTGTGGCTTCCAATTTACACATTCAAAAGGCAGGAGTTACTCgcggggggaaggggaggagggagaaaaaataaataaataaatgacagagAAGCAAATGATAAAAATCAAGTGCAACCGAAATTCctgcggggcggggggaggaACCTCCCGCTTCTCAGCAGCTCCTCGGGATTCACATACATTCCCAATTCACCTACAATTCCACCCAGAGATATTAGCCAAAGAggagattttttatttcttaaggaAACAAGCCAATTcgtcatttttcctttttcatcctGAAATAAAGGAATGCCTAAATTCTCTCTCTAACGTGTTAGCACCGGTGGCCTTCGTCGTATAAAAATCAGCATGGCCAAGCAAATGGCACATTTCATAACACCGAGGAGAAGTGCTTTCTTTAAGCTCAAAATACCTTGCCTAATGTTGTCAAAGTTGACAAATTTTCTGAATGAGCTCCAAAAAGCTTCATTATGAGGCTATTTCTGCTCACATAATCGTCAGTGGATGCTCTAACGAGGTGGAGAcgtctttcttttctgtttgcctttttttttttcaagtttgcaCGGAAATATCTTGGCAATACGCGTGCAGTCACTACagcctttcaggaaaaaaaaataccgcCAGTGCGTTGGTATTCCTCTGTCTGCGCAACGCAGCACGCACGcgagcagcagcaacaaaaacgAGAGGGTACTACAAATGCAAACCACCTCAAAACAGTGCCAGGTACGGCAGGCGAGACAGAATGCAA is drawn from Anas platyrhynchos isolate ZD024472 breed Pekin duck chromosome 3, IASCAAS_PekinDuck_T2T, whole genome shotgun sequence and contains these coding sequences:
- the BCL11A gene encoding B-cell lymphoma/leukemia 11A isoform X10, coding for MSRRKQGKPQHLSKREFSPEPLEAILTDDEPDHGTLGAPEGDHDLLTCGQCQMNFPLGDILIFIEHKRKQCNGSLCLEKAVDKPPSPSPSELKKASNPVEVGIQVTPEDDDCLSTSSRGICPKQEHIAGKDEPSSYTCTTCKQPFNSAWFLLQHAQNTHGLRIYLESEHGSPLTPRVRRTPPAGAAPREPRTPGSFRTEVQEHLNSERR